A genome region from Geobacter pickeringii includes the following:
- a CDS encoding pseudouridine synthase, which yields MSAPAIAILHRDDHLVAVAKPAGLLVHRSPIDRHETRFALQEVRDLLRRHVYPVHRLDKPTSGLLLFALTPEAARSLTDAFAAGAVAKRYLAVARGIVPDDGVIDHPLTEEPDRFDGTEGANRLPREAVTLYRRLAATELPVATGRYPTSRYSLVLLEPKTGRRHQLRRHLKHLRHPIIGDTTHGEGRHNRLFREQFACGRLLLHAAELTLPHPASGRAFTISAPIDAGLLALFDRLGWRDAVPPQWLPPAP from the coding sequence ATGAGCGCCCCGGCCATCGCCATCCTCCACCGGGACGACCATCTGGTCGCCGTTGCCAAGCCGGCGGGACTCCTCGTCCACCGCAGCCCCATCGACCGCCACGAGACCCGCTTCGCCCTCCAGGAGGTGCGCGACCTTCTCCGGCGCCATGTCTACCCGGTCCATCGCCTCGACAAGCCGACCTCCGGCCTCCTCCTCTTCGCCCTGACGCCGGAGGCGGCGCGAAGCCTCACCGACGCCTTCGCCGCGGGAGCCGTCGCCAAGCGGTACCTGGCGGTGGCGCGGGGAATCGTTCCCGACGACGGAGTGATCGACCACCCGCTCACGGAGGAACCGGACCGGTTCGACGGGACGGAAGGCGCCAACCGCCTCCCCCGGGAGGCGGTGACCCTCTACCGGCGACTGGCCGCGACGGAGCTCCCCGTCGCCACGGGACGCTACCCCACGAGCCGCTACTCGCTGGTGCTCCTGGAGCCAAAAACCGGCCGCCGGCACCAACTCCGCCGCCACCTGAAGCACCTGCGCCACCCGATCATCGGCGACACCACCCACGGCGAGGGACGCCACAACCGCCTCTTCCGCGAGCAGTTTGCGTGTGGCCGGCTCCTCCTCCACGCCGCCGAGCTCACCCTCCCCCACCCCGCGTCAGGGAGGGCATTCACAATCTCCGCCCCCATCGATGCGGGACTCCTCGCCCTGTTCGACCGGCTGGGGTGGCGCGATGCCGTCCCGCCGCAATGGCTCCCCCCCGCGCCTTGA
- the icmH gene encoding type IVB secretion system protein IcmH/DotU, producing the protein MHLTDCFTELVAYVAHFLRTAALRHPPYGDIRREVDLLLAAAESNARRADIPRDEFELARFAVCAWIDEAVLSSSWNEKGLWLREQLQRLHHDTTEAGEEFFRRLDQLGLHQREVREVYYLCLALGFTGRYCKPGDEYQLDQIRTAQLKLLVGSSVGLPSLERTELFPDAWPAEAPPQAPPRRGARVSPLAAVCLAAPALLFVILFLVYRFTLAGVGDNFLRTVPY; encoded by the coding sequence ATGCACCTGACCGACTGCTTCACCGAACTTGTGGCCTACGTCGCCCACTTTCTCCGGACCGCCGCACTTCGCCACCCCCCCTACGGCGACATCCGCCGAGAGGTGGACCTGCTCCTCGCCGCCGCCGAGTCCAACGCCCGCCGCGCGGACATCCCCCGGGACGAGTTCGAGCTGGCCCGCTTCGCCGTCTGCGCATGGATCGACGAGGCGGTCCTCTCCTCCTCATGGAACGAAAAGGGGCTCTGGCTGCGGGAACAGCTCCAGCGGCTCCACCACGACACCACCGAAGCGGGGGAGGAGTTCTTCCGCCGGCTCGACCAGCTCGGCCTCCACCAGCGGGAGGTGCGCGAGGTCTACTACCTCTGCCTGGCCCTCGGCTTCACCGGCAGGTACTGCAAACCGGGGGACGAATACCAGCTCGACCAGATCAGGACCGCCCAGCTGAAGCTTCTCGTCGGGAGTTCCGTCGGCCTCCCCTCCCTGGAGCGGACCGAGCTCTTTCCCGATGCCTGGCCGGCGGAGGCACCGCCGCAGGCCCCTCCCCGCCGCGGCGCGCGCGTTTCTCCCCTTGCCGCCGTCTGCCTCGCGGCGCCGGCGCTCCTCTTCGTCATCCTCTTCCTCGTCTACCGCTTCACGCTCGCGGGCGTGGGGGACAATTTCCTAAGGACGGTGCCGTACTGA
- a CDS encoding YqaA family protein: MEQFLASHGQPALFALSFLASTLVPLGSEWLLVAMLVARHDPFLTVAVATGGNTLGACSTYAIGLFGGPFLVRRVLRIDEETERKARLRYDRFGAWSLLFSWLPVVGDPLCLVGGVLRVGFGRFTLLVTAGKLARYALVAWLTLQVARH, encoded by the coding sequence ATGGAGCAGTTTCTCGCCAGTCACGGTCAGCCGGCCCTCTTCGCCCTGAGCTTCCTCGCCTCGACCCTGGTGCCGCTCGGCTCCGAGTGGCTCCTGGTGGCGATGCTCGTGGCCCGGCACGACCCCTTCCTCACCGTGGCGGTCGCCACGGGGGGGAATACGCTCGGGGCCTGCTCGACCTACGCCATCGGGCTCTTCGGCGGACCGTTCCTCGTCCGGAGGGTGCTGCGGATCGACGAGGAGACCGAACGGAAGGCCCGGCTCCGCTACGACCGCTTCGGCGCCTGGTCGCTCCTCTTTTCCTGGCTTCCGGTGGTCGGCGACCCCTTGTGCCTCGTGGGGGGAGTCCTGCGGGTCGGTTTCGGCCGTTTTACCCTCCTGGTAACGGCGGGAAAGCTTGCCCGCTACGCGCTCGTGGCGTGGCTCACCCTGCAGGTCGCCCGGCACTGA
- a CDS encoding alpha/beta fold hydrolase: MRAVINGITMAYDDHGSGPAVLLIHGFPLCRRMWHPQIQALTGAGFRVIAPDLRGFGESDAPEGPYSMELFADDVAELLDHLGIGEAVIGGMSMGGYVLMNLLERHRQRIRGAVFITTRATADDEAGKARRLQLAQEVTRLGPQVVVDAFRTILFADASLTERPKLVGEVSRWMAETDSRGLAGGLLAMRERKDYTPLLGGFALPALAIGAAEDRAAPPENARAIAAAIPGCRLCIVPQAGHMANLEHPGAFNDALLEFLRSL; encoded by the coding sequence ATGCGCGCAGTCATCAACGGCATCACCATGGCATACGACGACCACGGCAGCGGGCCGGCGGTGCTCCTGATCCACGGCTTCCCCCTCTGCCGGCGGATGTGGCACCCCCAGATCCAGGCCCTCACCGGCGCCGGGTTCCGGGTGATCGCGCCGGATCTCCGTGGCTTCGGCGAGAGCGACGCCCCCGAGGGTCCCTACTCCATGGAGCTCTTCGCCGACGACGTGGCGGAACTCCTCGACCACCTCGGCATCGGCGAAGCGGTGATCGGCGGGATGTCCATGGGAGGCTACGTCCTGATGAACCTGCTGGAGCGCCACCGGCAGAGGATTCGGGGCGCCGTCTTCATCACCACCCGCGCCACCGCCGACGACGAGGCGGGAAAGGCACGGCGGCTCCAGCTCGCCCAGGAGGTGACGCGGCTCGGCCCCCAGGTGGTGGTGGACGCCTTCCGCACCATCCTCTTCGCCGACGCCTCCCTTACGGAGCGGCCGAAGCTCGTGGGCGAGGTCTCCCGCTGGATGGCGGAGACCGACTCCCGGGGGCTCGCCGGCGGGCTCCTCGCCATGCGGGAACGGAAGGACTACACCCCGCTCCTCGGCGGTTTCGCCCTTCCGGCGCTGGCCATCGGCGCCGCGGAGGACCGGGCCGCTCCGCCGGAAAACGCCCGGGCCATCGCCGCCGCCATCCCTGGCTGCCGGCTCTGCATCGTCCCCCAGGCGGGGCACATGGCGAATCTGGAGCACCCGGGGGCGTTCAACGACGCTCTCCTTGAGTTCCTGCGAAGCCTCTGA
- a CDS encoding PLP-dependent cysteine synthase family protein, producing the protein MTHPPFSLARSIGATPLVELRHLNPNPRVRILAKLEGNNVGGSVKDRPALYMLTKAEEGGELTSEKTILEPTSGNTGIALAMLGTARGYRVKLVMPACVSLERRAVLEAYGAELVLSPAEEATDGAILLAHRILGEEPDRYYMPNQYANPHNPLAHYETTAPEIDHATGGSIDFFVAGMGTGGTLMGVSRYFREKKPGVGIVGVEPRLGHRVQGLKNMQEAIVPAIYDPAALDLKLTVQDEPAFETARELAGREGLFVGMSSGAAVAGAIQVATDAPAGSTIVVLLPDRGDRYLSTSLFRSVCGNCPP; encoded by the coding sequence ATGACCCATCCCCCCTTTTCCCTCGCCCGCAGCATCGGCGCCACCCCCCTGGTGGAGCTGCGCCATCTCAACCCCAATCCCCGGGTCCGGATCCTCGCCAAGCTGGAGGGGAACAACGTCGGCGGCTCGGTGAAGGACCGCCCCGCCCTCTACATGCTCACCAAGGCGGAGGAAGGGGGGGAACTGACGTCGGAGAAGACGATCCTGGAGCCGACCTCGGGGAATACCGGCATTGCCCTCGCCATGCTCGGCACTGCCCGGGGATACCGGGTGAAGCTCGTGATGCCCGCCTGCGTCAGCCTGGAACGGCGGGCCGTCCTGGAAGCCTACGGCGCCGAGCTGGTCCTCTCCCCGGCGGAGGAGGCGACCGACGGGGCGATCCTCCTCGCCCACCGCATCCTCGGGGAGGAGCCCGACCGCTACTACATGCCGAACCAGTACGCCAACCCCCACAACCCCCTGGCCCACTACGAGACCACGGCACCCGAGATCGACCACGCCACCGGCGGAAGCATCGACTTCTTCGTGGCCGGCATGGGGACGGGTGGTACCCTGATGGGGGTGAGCCGCTACTTTCGGGAGAAGAAGCCGGGGGTGGGGATCGTGGGGGTGGAGCCGCGCCTCGGCCACCGGGTCCAGGGGCTCAAGAACATGCAGGAGGCGATCGTTCCCGCCATCTACGACCCCGCCGCCCTGGACCTCAAGCTGACGGTCCAGGATGAGCCGGCCTTCGAGACCGCCCGGGAGCTCGCGGGACGCGAGGGGCTCTTCGTCGGGATGTCGAGCGGCGCGGCGGTGGCCGGTGCTATCCAGGTGGCGACGGACGCCCCCGCCGGGAGCACCATCGTGGTCCTCCTCCCCGACCGGGGGGACCGCTACCTCAGCACCTCCCTCTTCCGCTCCGTCTGCGGCAACTGCCCCCCCTGA
- the ltaE gene encoding low-specificity L-threonine aldolase, whose product MKIIDLRSDTVTRPTPAMRAAMADAPVGDDVYGEDPTVNRLEALGAEMLGTEAALFAASGTQTNLLALLSHCGRGDEYIAGQTAHCYRYEGGGAAVLGGIQPQPLDFEPDGTLDLAKVARAIKPTDPHFARTRLLCLENTTAGAVLPLDYLGRAAAFARERELALHLDGARIFNAAVKLGVDVREISRHFDTVSVCLSKGLGAPVGSLLCGSRQLIGTARRWRKVLGGGMRQAGSLAAAGIVALTSHVTRLAEDHANARLLAEGLASIPGVAIDPAEVQTNMVFVSLAPDAADRLVPFLREREILISGRESIRLVTHLDVTAADIERTVAAFREFFAHA is encoded by the coding sequence GTGAAGATCATCGACCTGCGCAGCGACACCGTTACGAGACCGACCCCCGCCATGCGGGCCGCCATGGCCGACGCCCCCGTGGGGGACGACGTCTACGGCGAGGATCCCACCGTCAACCGTCTGGAGGCCCTGGGAGCCGAGATGCTCGGCACCGAGGCGGCCCTCTTCGCCGCCAGCGGCACCCAGACGAACCTCCTGGCGCTCCTCTCCCACTGCGGCCGGGGTGACGAGTACATCGCCGGCCAGACGGCCCACTGCTACCGCTACGAGGGAGGAGGGGCGGCGGTCCTCGGCGGCATCCAGCCCCAGCCCCTGGACTTCGAGCCCGACGGCACCCTCGACCTCGCGAAGGTGGCCCGGGCCATCAAGCCCACCGACCCCCACTTCGCCCGCACCCGCCTCCTCTGCCTGGAGAACACCACCGCCGGCGCGGTCCTCCCCCTCGACTACCTCGGCCGGGCCGCCGCCTTCGCCCGCGAGCGGGAGCTCGCCCTGCACCTGGACGGCGCCCGGATCTTCAACGCCGCCGTGAAGCTCGGGGTCGACGTCCGGGAGATCTCCCGCCACTTCGACACGGTCTCCGTCTGCCTCTCCAAGGGGCTCGGCGCGCCGGTCGGCTCGCTTCTCTGCGGCAGCCGCCAGCTGATCGGGACCGCCCGGCGCTGGCGCAAGGTGCTGGGCGGGGGGATGCGCCAGGCCGGAAGCCTCGCCGCCGCGGGGATCGTCGCCCTCACCTCCCACGTGACGCGGCTCGCCGAGGACCACGCCAACGCCCGGCTCCTGGCGGAGGGGCTCGCATCGATCCCGGGAGTCGCCATCGACCCGGCGGAGGTCCAGACCAACATGGTCTTCGTTTCCCTGGCACCCGACGCGGCCGATCGCCTCGTCCCCTTCCTCCGGGAGCGGGAAATTCTCATCTCCGGGAGGGAGAGCATCCGCCTCGTGACCCATCTGGACGTGACCGCCGCCGACATCGAGCGGACGGTGGCCGCCTTCCGGGAATTCTTTGCCCATGCCTGA
- a CDS encoding type VI secretion protein IcmF/TssM N-terminal domain-containing protein → MKELALKSMKWILIAGGVLLVGLLAFGVVLALDWPWWVALCLLLLLAAGGAGIALLRALMLRRREQNFVQEVIAQDTSVLRAMPGREREHLAQLQDRWKEGIATLKGSHLRRQGNPLYVLPWYLVIGESGSGKSTSLASARLASPLADANRESGLSGTRNCDWWFFEEAIVLDTAGRYSVPIDGEKDRDEWQKLLALLIKHRRREPLNGLILTVAADRLLAGDQEVLAEEGRTMRRRVDELMRALGIRVPIYVLVTKCDLIQGIDRFASLIPEAALRQPMGMINRELSTDVAAFTARALEGVTERLRSLRLQLLHQPAAREAGPSLALFPEEFAHLGTGLAAFMEGAFRENPYQETPVLRGLFFSSGRQEGTPFSRFDETVAPVAERTPLPGTSRGLFLHDFFARVLPADRRLLFPTRRALQWRSVTGNLGLVSWLLFGVALCGLLSFSFVKNMTTIREVARQFERTPRLAGDPVNDLLVLDAFRQGILRVEERNRAWWLPRFGLTESATVERALKEKFCRQFRDGFLAPYDRQLAAGIAGLSPATPDELYAQYAIHLARRINVLKASRDGKPLADLQAMPQAASVSFLAAESQSGIDARRRFGTLYLHYLAWRADSPDLAKEMAQLQGWLRQMIPFKGESLAWLAPWVDRHAGLPAVTLAEFWGGSIPVAGERSVPPSFSRKGKEQLDGLVRELEAALGDQRLLAAPRQGLAAWHRNAALASWQGFAAAFPRGAERLRGSREWQQAATRMATDQGPYLTLLNRMAQELIPLVGKEGAPPFVAQLYALQTARAGTAAPGAVTRATDGGRHLIGTLGQKLGAEAMAKNIETPLATSRAWQEYQAALAAIAPAASSRQQAFQLASQTFGDDPATGKSPFYAGWNAAGRLKASVAGSSGDEVFWRLVTGPLDYLWAYVRRESASQLQTLWEEQVLAATLGMTPQQAGPILLGPDGLAWRFIKGPAAPFVRGTASGYAPRQTLGGALPLEGSLFAFLARGAQVQAGAAGRQPNYTVAIKGLPTDANAEARIKPHGTKLELQCAGQAQSLVNHNFPVGKTFYWSPDTCGDVILQIEAGDLILAKRYAGPQAFPDFLKEFAGGSRTFPAREFPGEKEALARMGITTIRVNYQFIGSGQVVKQGSAMAGATAPRQIARSW, encoded by the coding sequence ATGAAAGAGCTGGCTCTCAAATCGATGAAATGGATCCTCATCGCCGGCGGGGTGCTCCTCGTCGGCCTCCTCGCGTTCGGGGTGGTCCTCGCCCTCGACTGGCCGTGGTGGGTTGCCCTCTGCCTCCTCCTGCTGCTGGCCGCCGGCGGCGCCGGCATCGCCCTGCTCCGCGCGCTCATGCTCCGCCGCCGCGAACAGAATTTCGTCCAGGAGGTGATCGCGCAGGACACCAGCGTCCTCCGGGCCATGCCCGGCCGGGAGCGGGAGCACCTCGCCCAGCTGCAGGACCGCTGGAAGGAGGGGATCGCCACCCTGAAGGGATCCCACCTCCGGCGGCAGGGGAATCCGCTCTATGTCCTGCCGTGGTACCTCGTCATCGGGGAGAGCGGATCCGGCAAGAGCACGAGCCTCGCCAGCGCCCGCCTCGCCTCCCCCCTTGCCGACGCCAACCGGGAGTCGGGGCTCTCCGGCACCCGCAACTGCGACTGGTGGTTCTTCGAGGAGGCCATCGTCCTCGACACCGCCGGCAGGTACTCCGTCCCCATCGACGGCGAGAAGGACCGGGACGAGTGGCAGAAGCTCCTGGCGCTCCTGATCAAGCACCGGCGCCGGGAGCCGCTGAACGGCCTGATCCTCACGGTGGCAGCTGACCGGCTCCTCGCGGGAGACCAGGAGGTTCTCGCCGAAGAGGGACGGACCATGCGGCGGCGGGTGGACGAGCTGATGCGGGCCCTCGGGATACGGGTTCCGATCTACGTGCTGGTCACCAAATGCGACCTGATCCAGGGGATCGACCGCTTCGCCTCCCTCATCCCCGAGGCGGCGCTGCGCCAGCCGATGGGGATGATCAACCGCGAGCTCTCCACCGACGTGGCGGCGTTCACCGCCCGGGCGCTGGAGGGGGTGACCGAACGGCTCCGCAGCCTGCGGCTCCAGCTCCTCCACCAGCCGGCAGCCCGGGAAGCGGGTCCCTCCCTCGCCCTCTTCCCCGAGGAGTTCGCCCATCTGGGCACCGGCCTCGCTGCCTTTATGGAAGGGGCGTTCCGCGAGAACCCCTACCAGGAGACCCCGGTCCTGCGGGGGCTCTTCTTTTCCAGCGGCCGCCAGGAGGGAACCCCCTTCTCCCGCTTCGACGAAACCGTCGCCCCGGTGGCGGAACGGACGCCGCTCCCCGGCACCAGCCGCGGCCTCTTTCTCCACGACTTCTTCGCCCGGGTCCTGCCGGCGGACCGGCGGCTCCTCTTCCCCACCCGCCGGGCACTCCAGTGGCGCTCGGTCACCGGCAACCTGGGGCTCGTCTCGTGGCTCCTCTTCGGCGTGGCGCTCTGCGGCCTCCTCTCCTTCTCCTTCGTGAAGAACATGACGACCATCCGCGAGGTCGCGCGCCAGTTCGAGCGGACCCCGCGCCTGGCCGGCGATCCGGTGAACGACCTCCTGGTCCTCGACGCATTCCGGCAGGGAATCCTGCGGGTGGAGGAGCGGAACCGCGCCTGGTGGCTCCCCCGTTTCGGTCTCACCGAAAGCGCGACGGTGGAGCGGGCGCTGAAGGAGAAGTTCTGCCGCCAGTTCCGCGACGGCTTCCTCGCCCCCTATGACCGGCAGCTCGCCGCCGGCATCGCCGGGCTCTCCCCCGCCACCCCGGACGAGCTCTACGCCCAGTACGCCATCCACCTCGCCCGGCGGATCAACGTCCTGAAGGCGAGCAGGGACGGCAAGCCCCTTGCCGACCTCCAGGCCATGCCGCAGGCCGCCTCGGTCTCGTTCCTCGCCGCCGAAAGCCAGTCGGGAATCGATGCCCGCCGGCGTTTCGGCACCCTCTATCTCCACTACCTCGCCTGGAGGGCCGACTCCCCTGACCTGGCGAAGGAAATGGCCCAGCTCCAGGGATGGCTCCGGCAGATGATCCCCTTCAAGGGTGAAAGCCTTGCCTGGCTTGCCCCCTGGGTCGACCGGCACGCGGGGCTCCCCGCCGTGACCCTGGCGGAGTTCTGGGGCGGAAGCATCCCCGTTGCCGGCGAACGGAGCGTCCCCCCCTCCTTCTCCCGCAAGGGGAAAGAGCAGCTCGACGGCCTCGTCCGGGAGCTGGAGGCGGCCCTCGGCGACCAGCGCCTTCTGGCGGCTCCCCGCCAGGGGCTTGCCGCCTGGCACCGCAACGCAGCCCTGGCCTCATGGCAGGGGTTCGCCGCCGCCTTTCCCCGGGGTGCCGAGCGGCTCCGCGGTTCCCGGGAGTGGCAGCAGGCGGCAACGCGGATGGCCACCGACCAGGGGCCGTACCTCACCCTCCTGAACCGGATGGCCCAGGAACTGATCCCCCTCGTCGGCAAAGAAGGGGCCCCCCCCTTCGTGGCCCAGCTCTACGCCCTCCAGACGGCCCGGGCCGGCACTGCCGCCCCCGGCGCGGTCACCCGGGCCACCGACGGCGGCAGGCACCTCATCGGCACCCTGGGCCAGAAGCTCGGTGCCGAGGCGATGGCCAAGAACATCGAAACGCCCCTGGCGACATCGCGGGCATGGCAGGAGTACCAGGCGGCCCTTGCCGCCATCGCCCCGGCCGCCTCGTCGCGACAGCAGGCATTCCAGCTCGCCTCCCAGACCTTCGGCGACGACCCGGCCACCGGCAAGAGCCCCTTCTACGCCGGCTGGAACGCCGCCGGCCGCCTGAAAGCCAGCGTGGCAGGGAGCAGCGGCGACGAGGTATTCTGGCGCCTCGTAACCGGCCCCCTCGACTACCTCTGGGCCTACGTCCGCCGCGAATCGGCGAGCCAGCTCCAGACCCTCTGGGAGGAGCAGGTCCTGGCCGCCACCCTCGGCATGACACCCCAGCAGGCAGGACCGATTCTCCTCGGCCCCGACGGCCTCGCCTGGCGCTTCATCAAGGGGCCCGCCGCCCCCTTCGTCCGCGGCACCGCGTCGGGCTACGCCCCCCGGCAGACCCTCGGCGGTGCGCTCCCCCTCGAAGGCTCCCTCTTCGCCTTCCTGGCCAGGGGAGCCCAGGTGCAGGCCGGCGCCGCGGGACGCCAGCCCAACTACACCGTGGCGATCAAGGGACTTCCCACCGACGCCAACGCCGAGGCCCGGATCAAGCCCCACGGCACGAAGCTGGAGTTGCAGTGCGCCGGCCAGGCCCAGAGCCTCGTCAACCACAACTTCCCGGTGGGAAAGACCTTCTACTGGTCTCCCGACACCTGCGGAGACGTAATTCTCCAGATCGAGGCGG
- the msrA gene encoding peptide-methionine (S)-S-oxide reductase MsrA: MNDAQRRETATFAAGCFWGVEAAFRAVKGVVATRVGYTGGWKERPTYEEVCSRTTGHAEAVEVTFDPAQLSYDELLEVFWGCHDPTQLNRQGPDVGTNYRSAIFCHSVRQELAATASREREQRSGRHSRPIVTEITAAATFWQAEEYHQQYLEKRGGGSCHW; the protein is encoded by the coding sequence ATGAACGATGCGCAGCGGCGTGAGACGGCGACCTTTGCGGCGGGATGCTTCTGGGGGGTGGAGGCGGCGTTTCGCGCCGTGAAGGGGGTCGTCGCGACCCGGGTGGGGTACACGGGAGGGTGGAAGGAGCGCCCGACCTACGAGGAGGTCTGCTCCAGGACCACCGGCCACGCCGAAGCGGTGGAGGTGACCTTCGACCCGGCGCAGCTCTCCTACGACGAGCTCCTGGAGGTCTTCTGGGGGTGCCACGACCCGACCCAGCTGAACCGGCAGGGCCCCGACGTCGGCACCAACTACCGTTCGGCGATCTTCTGCCATTCCGTCCGGCAGGAGCTGGCCGCCACGGCGTCCCGGGAGCGGGAGCAGCGGTCGGGGCGCCACAGCCGCCCCATCGTCACTGAGATCACCGCGGCCGCCACCTTCTGGCAGGCCGAGGAATACCACCAGCAGTACCTCGAAAAGCGCGGCGGCGGCAGCTGCCACTGGTAG
- a CDS encoding DUF3124 domain-containing protein produces MGITSFGRLLVAAGILTFLCTATVGAEPRLSRGQTLYVPVYSHVYTGDRALPFNLAATLSIRNTDPVGVITVTAVDYHDSNGRLVKRSLAAPHPLAPQGSTNFFLKEQDTAGGFGAHYIVRWEAPKEVSEPVVEAIMIGARSGQGISFVSPGREIRPAPGR; encoded by the coding sequence ATGGGCATCACATCATTCGGTCGCCTGCTCGTTGCGGCAGGGATCCTCACGTTTCTCTGCACCGCTACGGTCGGGGCGGAGCCGCGACTCTCCCGGGGGCAGACCCTCTACGTGCCGGTCTACTCCCACGTCTACACCGGCGACCGGGCGCTCCCCTTCAACCTGGCGGCCACCCTTAGCATCCGCAATACCGACCCGGTCGGCGTCATCACCGTCACGGCGGTCGACTACCACGATTCCAACGGCAGGCTCGTCAAACGCTCCCTTGCCGCTCCCCACCCCCTCGCCCCCCAGGGGTCCACGAACTTCTTCCTGAAGGAGCAGGACACCGCCGGCGGCTTTGGCGCCCACTACATCGTCCGGTGGGAAGCCCCGAAGGAGGTGAGCGAGCCGGTGGTCGAGGCGATCATGATCGGCGCCCGCTCGGGACAGGGAATATCCTTCGTGAGCCCGGGCCGGGAGATCAGGCCCGCGCCGGGCAGATAA
- a CDS encoding NUDIX hydrolase, with protein MEPTRRQGSGWWEAVAERLASREPEIIPAEGRTRAAVALVLAPGPDSPSVLFIERAAHDGDPWSGDLGFPGGKVEPADATTRAAAERETREELGLDLAGARFLGRLSDITGAHLPVLVSCFVYAIDAPPRLVPGAEVRDPFWVPLAVLADRRRHTSATVRFGSESFVRPAIRLPVAEKPVLWGITYRLVTQFLEIVAELLPSPDGGKE; from the coding sequence ATGGAACCGACACGACGGCAGGGAAGCGGATGGTGGGAGGCGGTGGCAGAGCGCTTGGCGTCACGGGAGCCGGAGATCATCCCGGCAGAGGGGCGCACCCGCGCCGCGGTGGCACTGGTGCTGGCCCCCGGCCCGGATTCTCCGTCGGTCCTGTTCATCGAGCGGGCCGCCCATGACGGCGACCCCTGGTCCGGCGACCTGGGGTTCCCCGGCGGAAAGGTGGAGCCGGCCGACGCCACCACCCGCGCCGCAGCCGAGCGGGAGACGCGGGAAGAACTGGGGCTCGACCTGGCCGGCGCCCGCTTCCTCGGCCGGCTCTCCGACATAACCGGCGCCCACCTGCCGGTCCTCGTCTCCTGCTTCGTCTATGCCATCGACGCTCCCCCTCGCCTGGTGCCGGGCGCCGAGGTGCGGGACCCTTTCTGGGTCCCCCTCGCCGTCCTCGCCGACCGGCGTCGCCACACCAGCGCCACGGTTCGCTTCGGGAGCGAGAGCTTCGTCCGCCCCGCCATCCGCCTTCCCGTGGCGGAGAAGCCGGTTCTCTGGGGGATCACCTACCGGCTCGTGACCCAGTTCCTGGAGATCGTGGCAGAACTGCTCCCCTCCCCGGACGGAGGGAAGGAATGA